In Hyla sarda isolate aHylSar1 chromosome 9, aHylSar1.hap1, whole genome shotgun sequence, the following proteins share a genomic window:
- the LOC130291731 gene encoding uncharacterized protein LOC130291731: MYTVLDEQSNRSLAKTEFFDLFGDKGSPTPYTLKTCSGVVETTGRRANNYIIESLDGKTKVTLPTLIECDEIPDDRSEIPTPEVARHHPHLVRIADQIPALDPDAAIILLLGRDILKVHKVREQYNGPHDAPFAQRLDLGWVIVGEVCLDGLHKPEKVNVYRTHLLQNGRTSCLCPCTNSLHIKERLVNPTHHRSIQRCMEDLASTGDTDELGGKVFERTRDDDKLAPSVEDTLFLEIMDREVFRDKSGSWVAPLPFRSPRHRLPDNKVQAEKRFTSLQHMLQRKPNMKKHFQAFMQKIFDNDQAERAPPLQENQEHWYLPIFGVYHPQKPGQIRVVFDSSAKHQGISLNDVLLSGPDLNNTLLGVLIRFRKELVAVTADVQQMFYCFLVREDHRDYLRFLWYADNDFNKEITEYRMKVHVFGNSPSPAVAIYNLRRAAQQGERHGQEATQFVMKNFYVDDGLASFSSNEEAINVRKSTREMLAESNIRLNKVASNSNRVMEAFPMEDRAKDLKDLDLGTESPPLQRSLGISWDLKTDSFTFRISREEKPFTKRGVLSTVNSLYDPLGFVAPIIMQGKALLRQITTEQEQSDWDIPLPEEKEMQWKLWKDSLLELEQLNIPRPYVSVSLSATKRREICIFSDASTMAIASVAYLRVIDTEGQSHVGFLMGKSKLAPRPAHTVPRLELCAAVLAVEMADMITTELDIEIHAINFYTDSKIVLGYIHNASRRFYTYVANRVTRIRKSTSPEQWHHISTDKNPADHGTRLVPAAALKQTNWFVDPSFLRKPETKENTQVETFQLIEPDQDKEVRPQVTVCRTLVTRDSLGAHRFERFSSWKSLTRAIGKLICLARSSCRATNTDQRSNDHLEQAKVTIIRCVQQEVFKEEIQGLLKKEEISQHNSLKDLYTKQWKQVQSLADIFWKRWRQEYLIIFQPRKKWQDDKPNLQVGDIVLLKDSQAHRNEWPIGLIVGTDPSSDARVRKVEVRIVRQGIPKVYARPISEVVLLLSKG, from the coding sequence atgtacacagtcttggatgaacagagtaacagatctctggcaaaaacagagttctttgacctcttcggtgacaaaggaagtccaactccatacaccctgaagacttgttctggagttgtagagacaacagggagaagagcaaacaactacatcattgagtcattagatggaaagacaaaggtgactcttcctaccctcatagaatgtgatgagataccagacgacaggtcagagatccccacacctgaagttgctcgtcatcacccccatctggtgcgaatagcagaccagataccagcactagatccagatgctgcaatcatccttctacttgggagagatatcctcaaagtgcacaaagtcagagaacagtacaatgggccacacgatgcaccatttgcacaacgccttgatctcggatgggtcatcgttggagaagtatgtctagacggactccacaaaccagaaaaggtaaatgtctacagaacacatctgttacagaatggtcgtacatcttgtctttgcccatgtaccaacagtctacacattaaagagagacttgtaaacccaacacatcatcggagtatccagaggtgcatggaagacttagcctcaactggagatacagatgaactgggcggtaaggtgtttgaaagaacacgagatgacgacaagctagcaccctctgtggaagatactctcttccttgagattatggacagagaagtcttcagagacaaatcaggcagctgggtagcccctctacccttccggtcaccacgccatcgccttcctgacaacaaagtacaagcagagaaacgcttcacttcgttgcagcacatgctacaaagaaagccaaatatgaagaaacacttccaagccttcatgcagaagatctttgataacgatcaagctgaaagggcaccaccactacaagagaaccAAGAACACTGGTACTTACCAATATTTGGGGTTTACCATCCTCAGAAACCAGGCCAGATACGCGTAGTTTTTGACTCTAGTGCGAAACACCAAGGCATCTCACtaaatgatgtccttctcagcggacctgacctgaacaacacactccttggagtactcatcaggttcagaaaagaactcgtagcagtgacagcagacgtacaacagatgttctactgtttccttgttcgtgaagatcacagagactacttaaggttcctgtggtatgcagacaatgactttaacaaagaaatcacagagtacaggatgaaggtacatgtgtttggaaacagcccttctccagctgtagctatctacaacctgagacgagcagcacagcaaggtgaaagacatggtcaagaagccacacagttcgtcatgaagaacttctacgtagatgatggacttgcttctttctccagcaacgaagaagctatcaacgtccggaaaagtacaagagaaatgttggcagaatccaacataagactgaacaaggtagcttccaacagcaacagagtcatggaagcatttccaatggaagaccgtgctaaagacctcaaagacttggatctaggaacagaatcaccacccttgcaaagaagtcttgggattagttgggacctgaagactgacagtttcaccttcaggatctccagagaagagaagccattcacaaaaagaggtgtcctatctacagtcaacagtctttacgaccccctggggttcgtagcacccatcatcatgcaaggcaaagctcttttgagacagatcactactgagcaagaacaaagtgactgggacatacctctacctgaagagaaggaaatgcagtggaagttgtggaaagactcattgttagagcttgaacaactcaacatccctagaccatacgtatctgtttccttgtctgctacaaagagaagagaaatatgcatattctctgacgcctccactatggctatcgcatctgtcgcctaccttagggtaatagacactgagggacaaagccatgtcgggttcctcatgggaaaatctaagctggctcccagaccggctcacactgtcccacgtctagaactttgtgctgctgtcttagctgtagaaatggcagacatgattacaacagaactggacatcgagatccatgcaattaacttttatacagacagcaagattgtgttaggatatattcacaatgcttcaagaagattttatacatacgtggccaacagagtgacacgtatcagaaagtctacaagtccagaacagtggcatCACATCAGCACAGACAAGAACCCAGCTGATCATGGGACAAGACTAGTGCCAGCCGCTGCGCTCAAGCAAACTAACTGGTTTGTAGATCCATCTTTTCTTCGTAAAccagaaaccaaagaaaatactcaggtagagacctttcagctcatagaaccagatcaagacaaagagGTAAGACCTCAAGTGACAGTTTGTAGGACTTTAGTTACAAGAGACAGTCTGGGCGCTCATAGATTTGAAAGGTTTTCCAGCTGGAAGTCGCTGACCCGTGCAATCGGAAAACTTATCTGTCTAGCCAGATCCTCCTGCAGAGCTACCAATACTGATCAGCGTAGCAATGACCACCTTGAACAAGCCAAGGTCACGATCATCAGATGCGTCCAACAGGaagtctttaaagaagaaatccaaggcCTTCTGAAAAAGGAAGAGATTTCTCAACACAATTCACTCAAGGACTTGTACACCAAGCAATGGAAACAAGTTCAAAGTCTTGCGGACATTTTCTGGAAGAGGTGGAGACAGGAATACCTTATAATATTCCAGCCACGCAAGAAATGGCAAGATGACAAGCCCAATTTACAAGTTGGAGACATTGTCTTACTGAAAGACTCTCAGGCCCACAGGAACGAGTGgcctattggactcattgtggggactgatcctagtagtgatgctagagttagaaaggttgaagttaggattgttagacagggcattcccaaagtgtatgcaagaccaatttctgaagtagttttactcctgtccaagggttag